Proteins encoded in a region of the Benincasa hispida cultivar B227 chromosome 2, ASM972705v1, whole genome shotgun sequence genome:
- the LOC120071521 gene encoding alpha/beta hydrolase domain-containing protein WAV2, with protein sequence MVSYVSALLYGVGGLVVAGMALLVAFQERLVYVPVLPGFTKSYAINPSRLRLVYEDVWLRSSDGVRLHSWFIKLFPDCRGPTILFFQENAGNIAHRLEMVRIMIQRLQCNVFMLSYRGYGASDGYPSQHGITRDAQAALDHLSQRTDIDTSRIIVFGRSLGGAVGAVLTKNNPDKVAALILENTFTSILDMAGVLLPFLKWFIGGPGSKGPKVLNFLVRSPWSTIDVVGKIKQPILFLSGLQDEMVPPVHMQMLYAKAAAHNNRCLFVDFASGMHMDTWLAGGDHYWRTIQQFIDQNVPENRESESSGDDKAFGTR encoded by the exons ATGGTATCTTATGTGAGTGCGTTGCTTTATGGCGTCGGAGGCTTGGTGGTCGCCGGAATGGCGTTACTGGTCGCTTTTCAAGAGAGATTGGTTTATGTGCCGGTTCTTCCTGGGTTTACGAAATCTTATGCGATTAACCCATCTCGGCTTCGCCTTGTTTATGAGGATGTATGGCTTCGATCTTCTGATGGAGTCCGCCTTCACTCGTGGTTCATTAAACTCTTCCCCGATTGCCGAG GTCCTACCATCCTTTTTTTCCAAGAGAATGCTGGAA ACATCGCCCATCGTCTTGAAATGGTCCGCATCATGATACAAAGGTTACAGTGCAATGTTTTCATGCTTTCATATAGAGG TTATGGAGCAAGTGATGGTTATCCTTCTCAGCATGGAATTACTAGAGATGCTCAG GCTGCATTGGACCATCTTTCTCAAAGGACCGATATTGACACGTCTAGGATAATAGTGTTTGGAAGGTCACTTGGGGGTGCAGTTGGAGCAGTTCTTACCAAAAATAACCCTGACAAG GTTGCTGCATTGATATTAGAAAATACTTTTACTTCAATTTTGGATATGGCTGGAGTTTTGCTACCCTTTCTAAAGTGGTTTATTGGAGGCCCTGGATCAAAAGGTCCCAAGGTTCTCAATTTTCTTGTGCGTTCTCCATGGAGCACCATCGATGTAGTTGGCAAG ATTAAGCAGCCAATTCTTTTCTTATCTGGATTACAAGACGAGATGGTTCCCCCAGTTCACATGCAGATGCTGTATGCGAAAGCAGCTGCTCATAACAACCGTTGTCTCTTCGTCGACTTCGCCTCTGGCATGCATATGGACACTTGGTTAGCCGGTGGAGATCATTATTGGAGAACAATTCAGCAGTTTATTGATCAGAATGTGCCAGAGAATAGAGAAAGTGAATCATCAGGAGACGACAAAG CTTTTGGCACTAGATAG